The Devosia sp. A16 genome includes a window with the following:
- the nadC gene encoding carboxylating nicotinate-nucleotide diphosphorylase has protein sequence MPDTLIGALPPALIEDAVRRALAEDLGLAGDLTSQATIPVDAVATATLSTREAGVIAGLPVALEVFQQLGGAVSFDPQVADGSAVTKGDIVAVVSGDARQLLAGERTALNFLNHLSGIAAHTHKFVEAVAGTSAQICDTRKTTPGLRAFEKYAVRCGGGSNHRYALSDAILIKDNHIAVAGGAGKAYRAAREAAGHLVAIEIEVTNLDELGEVLEAGATIVMLDNMDNNLLRAAVRLTAGRARLEASGGVTLERVRSIAETGVDYISSSQITMGARPLDLGLDVEIQ, from the coding sequence ATGCCCGACACCCTTATCGGCGCCCTGCCCCCCGCCCTCATCGAAGACGCGGTTCGTCGTGCCCTCGCCGAAGACCTGGGACTGGCCGGTGACCTCACCTCGCAGGCAACGATCCCGGTCGATGCCGTGGCGACGGCGACACTGTCGACCCGCGAGGCCGGAGTGATCGCCGGGCTGCCGGTCGCACTCGAAGTATTTCAGCAGCTTGGCGGGGCCGTGTCGTTCGATCCGCAGGTGGCCGATGGCAGCGCGGTGACGAAGGGGGACATCGTTGCAGTGGTGTCAGGTGATGCGCGGCAATTGCTGGCCGGCGAGCGCACCGCGCTCAATTTCCTGAATCACCTCAGCGGCATCGCCGCCCACACTCACAAGTTCGTCGAAGCAGTGGCAGGGACCAGTGCGCAAATCTGCGACACCCGCAAGACCACCCCCGGATTGAGGGCGTTCGAGAAATATGCGGTGCGCTGCGGCGGCGGCTCCAACCATCGCTACGCGCTGAGCGACGCCATCCTGATCAAGGACAACCACATCGCGGTAGCGGGCGGCGCGGGCAAGGCCTACCGGGCCGCGCGAGAGGCGGCCGGTCACCTGGTGGCGATCGAGATCGAGGTGACCAACCTCGACGAGCTCGGCGAGGTGCTGGAAGCGGGCGCGACCATCGTCATGCTCGACAACATGGACAACAATCTGCTGCGCGCAGCGGTGCGACTGACCGCCGGTCGGGCACGGCTCGAAGCCTCGGGTGGGGTGACGCTCGAGCGGGTACGCAGCATCGCCGAAACAGGGGTCGACTACATCTCGTCGAGCCAGATCACCATGGGTGCCAGACCGCTCGATCTCGGACTGGACGTCGAAATCCAATGA
- a CDS encoding OmpA family protein → MLSLLPQTAGAQDAGLTAAYNAYVEAQSGDDAEAKAAAEAAFLAECQRVGAPALQQCIAIATGAADAEQPAPPAEDQPPASEEPAPPAAEPAPPAEQPAPPPAEPAPPAKQPAPAEQPAPAAEQPPAADQPAPAEQPAPPAEQPAAPAEQPAAPAEQPAAPADSPANDPALIAAFEAYVSASSSGDANAKATAEAAFLAECNRLGIQSLDQCLALMGGAPAPATPAEPATPAEPAQPGEAPATDQSGQPLEVVPDQETPDAPAAPVLDSAKDAGEAGAGQPAPAQPPAAEAPPPATDAEAQAQTPPPAEEVEATVATEGKRVEQLPAPEAPPAAQEAKKDGDKLIVNIGININIFTPYKDRDRIGRGDEVYYEELDNGRYRQTVIRSDGTRVVTVWNRYGEVIRRVKVLPDGTRIVLVFSPDDRRDDDWRDPGDDLPPFYLPIPVNDYVLYSERSDEADIERFLSEPPLEKAARVYTVDEVKRSARIRDTVRRVEIGDLTFDTGSAQLGRDQVGSLGKVADAIKKILDRNPGETFLIEGHTDAVGSDESNLVLSDERAGTVADLLTEFYDIPPENLTTQGYGERYLKVETEGAERANRRVTIRRITSLVSGGQS, encoded by the coding sequence ATGCTCTCGCTGCTCCCCCAGACTGCCGGGGCGCAGGATGCGGGGCTGACGGCGGCCTACAATGCCTATGTCGAGGCCCAGAGCGGTGACGACGCAGAGGCCAAGGCGGCCGCCGAAGCGGCATTCTTGGCCGAATGCCAGCGCGTGGGTGCGCCCGCGCTTCAGCAGTGCATTGCCATTGCCACCGGTGCTGCCGACGCAGAGCAGCCCGCCCCCCCGGCTGAGGACCAGCCGCCGGCGAGCGAGGAGCCGGCGCCTCCGGCTGCCGAGCCGGCCCCGCCCGCTGAGCAACCCGCCCCACCGCCGGCCGAGCCGGCGCCTCCGGCGAAGCAACCCGCGCCTGCTGAACAGCCAGCTCCCGCGGCCGAACAACCCCCTGCCGCCGACCAGCCCGCTCCCGCCGAGCAGCCGGCGCCTCCTGCCGAGCAGCCCGCCGCCCCCGCGGAGCAGCCCGCCGCCCCCGCGGAGCAGCCCGCGGCTCCGGCCGACTCCCCGGCAAATGACCCGGCCCTGATCGCAGCGTTCGAGGCCTATGTCTCGGCCAGCTCCAGCGGTGATGCCAATGCCAAGGCGACTGCCGAGGCGGCCTTCCTCGCCGAATGTAACCGTCTGGGCATCCAGTCGCTCGACCAGTGCCTGGCGCTGATGGGCGGTGCCCCGGCGCCGGCGACGCCGGCCGAACCTGCAACGCCAGCCGAACCGGCTCAGCCGGGCGAAGCTCCGGCGACCGACCAGTCGGGGCAGCCGCTCGAGGTGGTTCCCGACCAGGAGACGCCTGACGCTCCGGCTGCTCCGGTGCTGGACAGTGCCAAGGATGCCGGCGAGGCCGGTGCCGGGCAACCGGCCCCAGCCCAGCCGCCGGCTGCCGAGGCTCCGCCGCCCGCTACCGATGCCGAGGCCCAGGCCCAGACGCCGCCCCCGGCCGAGGAAGTCGAGGCGACCGTCGCCACCGAAGGCAAGCGCGTCGAGCAGCTGCCGGCTCCCGAAGCCCCACCGGCGGCCCAGGAGGCAAAGAAGGATGGCGACAAGCTGATCGTCAATATCGGCATCAACATCAATATCTTCACGCCATACAAGGATCGCGACCGCATCGGCCGTGGCGACGAGGTCTATTATGAAGAACTCGACAATGGTCGCTACCGGCAGACCGTCATCCGGTCCGACGGCACCCGCGTGGTGACGGTGTGGAACCGCTATGGCGAGGTCATCCGCCGCGTGAAAGTGCTGCCCGACGGTACCCGCATCGTCCTCGTCTTCTCCCCCGATGACCGTCGCGATGACGACTGGCGCGATCCGGGCGACGACCTGCCGCCGTTCTACCTGCCGATCCCGGTGAACGACTACGTGCTCTACAGCGAGCGCTCCGATGAGGCCGATATCGAACGTTTCCTCAGCGAACCGCCGCTGGAGAAGGCTGCTCGCGTCTATACCGTGGACGAGGTCAAGCGCTCGGCCCGCATTCGCGACACCGTTCGTCGCGTCGAGATCGGCGACCTGACCTTCGATACCGGCTCGGCCCAGTTGGGCCGCGATCAGGTCGGCTCGCTGGGCAAGGTGGCGGACGCGATCAAGAAGATCCTCGACCGCAACCCGGGCGAGACCTTCCTGATCGAAGGCCATACCGACGCCGTCGGCTCGGACGAATCCAACCTCGTCCTCTCCGACGAACGCGCCGGCACCGTCGCGGACCTGTTGACCGAGTTC